The proteins below are encoded in one region of Populus alba chromosome 2, ASM523922v2, whole genome shotgun sequence:
- the LOC118057700 gene encoding probable WRKY transcription factor 46, which produces MEKSVEWEQKTLISELAQGKELAKQLRNHLNPSSSLEARQSLVEKILSSYEKALSVLNRGTLVADQPKPTIGIMESPHSFSNSSPWSEVSDQDCKEEWNKDANKKRKTQPRRTEQVKVCPGTGLEGPLDDGHSWRKYGQKDILGATFPRGYYRCTHRHSQGCLATKQVQRSDENQSIFEVTYRGRHTCNQASPPPVVSPSLENDFSKQSKYHCQQQHHEEKPKPSKETSRHFGLDCNQVKNEDLGSKDGIFPFFSFPCTSPGNENEENNIFTESMIENSIFGGFSPAFISPATSESNYFSVSPCHMNSFGIGSQNVQTRGCELTTEKMSAPTSVTNSPIRDLDISIDYVDFDTSFPFDNPEFFA; this is translated from the exons ATGGAAAAGTCCGTGGAGTGGGAGCAAAAGACTCTAATTAGTGAGCTAGCTCAAGGGAAAGAGCTAGCAAAACAGCTCAGGAACCATCTTAACCCTTCCTCATCCCTTGAAGCACGTCAATCCCTAGTTGAGAAGATACTTTCTTCTTACGAGAAAGCACTTTCAGTGCTAAATCGCGGTACTTTAGTTGCTGATCAACCAAAGCCCACAATTGGCATAATGGAATCACCGCATTCATTTTCCAACAGTAGTCCTTGGAGTGAAGTCTCCGATCAAGATTGCAAGGAGGAATGGAACAAAGATGCTAACAAGAAGAG AAAGACACAACCTCGACGGACGGAGCAAGTGAAGGTTTGTCCAGGGACTGGCCTAGAAGGACCACTTGATGACGGTCATAGCTGGAGGAAATACGGGCAAAAAGATATTCTCGGAGCTACTTTTCCAAG AGGATACTACAGATGCACTCACCGTCATTCACAAGGTTGTCTGGCCACGAAGCAAGTGCAAAGATCTGATGAGAACCAATCAATTTTTGAAGTGACCTATCGAGGAAGGCATACATGTAACCAAGCCTCTCCTCCGCCCGTGGTGTCGCCTTCACTGGAAAATGATTTCTCGAAACAGAGTAAATATCATTGCCAGCAGCAGCACCATGAAGAGAAACCAAAGCCATCAAAGGAGACATCTCGTCACTTTGGATTAGACTGTAATCAAGTTAAAAACGAGGACTTGGGCTCCAAGGACGGCATTTTCCCATTCTTTTCCTTCCCATGTACGTCACCTGGGAATGAAAACGAGGAAAACAATATTTTCACTGAGTCCATGATTGAAAACAGCATCTTTGGTGGCTTTTCTCCAGCATTTATATCTCCTGCAACGTCCGAATCCAACTATTTCTCAGTGTCACCATGTCATATGAACAGCTTTGGAATAGGTTCCCAAAACGTGCAAACCCGAGGGTGTGAACTCACCACCGAGAAAATGTCAGCCCCGACTTCGGTCACCAATTCGCCAATCAGAGATTTGGATATCTCTATCGATTATGTAGATTTTGACACCAGTTTCCCATTTGACAATCCGGAATTCTTTGCTTAA